From a single Nicotiana tomentosiformis chromosome 2, ASM39032v3, whole genome shotgun sequence genomic region:
- the LOC138905003 gene encoding uncharacterized protein: MVDFDVILGIDWLSLFHAILDCHAMMVALAIPGFLIVEWSSSIDYVPSRVISYLKAQRMVEKGCLFYLAFERDVSAETPAIDSVPVVRNFLDMFPADLPGMLHDRDIDFDIDLVLGTQPISIPPYRMAPADLKELKE; the protein is encoded by the coding sequence atggttgactttgatgtgatattaggtatAGATTGGTTATCTCTAtttcatgctattctagattgtcatgctatgATGGTGGCGTTGGCTATACCGGGATTTTTGATagttgagtggagcagttctatagactatgtacctAGTAGAGTAATTTCGTACctgaaggctcaacgtatggttgagaagggttgtctattcTATCTGGCCTTTgagagggatgttagtgcagagactcctgctattgattctgttccggtggtacgcaATTTTCtggatatgtttcctgcagacctgccgggcatgctgcatgacagggatattgacttcgataTTGATTTAGTGCttggaactcagcccatttctattccaccgtatcgtatggcaccggcggatttgaaggaattgaaagaataa